In the genome of Raphanus sativus cultivar WK10039 chromosome 9, ASM80110v3, whole genome shotgun sequence, the window cttttccTCATCTTACTTAGAAATGAAGAATGAATACGTGTTTGAGGTTGTAAAAGTTGATCACATGGTTTGGCATTCATGCTCAAGAAATTTCTCTGTTTTAGCCAAAAATTAAAACCACTTTAAAAAGTTTCTAGTTTGGTACGAACCAATTTAAAAGTTGGGCTCAGTTAGTTAAAGGGGCTTCTTACAAGATCTGGTACAATTCAGTTAGgagggtgtattcaaccgagagtttcaggtgatttgtattaaaatgacaaatccactgttattcaaacatgaattttaaaaactcatttaaaatctactgttattgaacttgacatttcgttaagtactctgaaatctactgttattgaaaatattttaagttgtgggattttaaagttttgaggtgattttaaggtgtttgggtggagtttctttgttaaaaaaaataaaactcaaatcccattgttttaggtgatattctagagtagtttaacaaaaaaacacataaatctctgcaacttattaaaatcatctaaaactctattaaaaatcaaatcacatcaaatgctaaattgaatacaacTTGTAAAGAAGAAACACTACCGTTAGAAGGAAGCTTGTAAACTTCCGAGAGATGTTAATGGATCTCGGATCcactcaaaatttaatattaggGTTTCGATCTTACATAACGAATAAGGAATGAATAAATCGACTCTTTCATCTTACACCTCCTTTAATAGCTGGTCCTGAACGAAGCATACTTACACCTTCATCTCCGGCGTGATCCGACACCATTGATGCGTTCTTAATTGCTCCGTCATGATGGACCTCCTGTTCTATTATGGTTTGTCATTAATCTAAGGCTGAAACCCGCCTTAAATTAATAGTCTCGTATGCGTTAAGGTTCTAGGTCAAGATCGATTCAACAAGTGATAGAGATCAAAGCATTCAAGCCGGAACATTTAGAGAAACCATGTTGGTAACCACTAATTTAAACTCCtttgtttagaaatattttagaaatgaaGAATGAGAAAGTTGACAACATAATTTCCATCACACATTGTTTCTTAGCGCCCAAGGAACACAGATTGTGTCATCTCGTTGACGGTGATCAAAACATTAGGCATGGATTGGTCATCTCTTGTGTGCACTACAAATGTGGGCTGTTTTGGAGGTGGGAGATCTGATGTTGTGGTGAGCATAGACAGCAACTCAAGTGTGTTGGGTCTGTCTTCAGGTTGGTGTTGAACACAAAGAAGACCAATCTGAACACACCTTCCAACCTCAAATGGGCGACATGAGTCAGCAACATCTTGGTCCAGAAGATCAGTACCTCTGTTTTCAGACCAGAATTCCCATACCTGTTGTCGTCTCAGAACAAAGAATTATAGAGCAAGAAACGATTTAAAACAGGCTGTTGAATCTGGCCACTTGATTGGAATAAAATAACTAACGTATCACTTACATATGCAAGAAGGGTCTTTCCGCCGCAGCTGAATCTTGAGATCTTCTTTCCGCTAATGATTTCTAACAGCAGAACTCCGAAGCTGTAAATATCGGATTTCTCAGAGAACGCCCCAGTCCATGCATACTCAGGAGCCATATATCCTCTGTGCATATATCAAATGGTCTATGATTATAACTATAGATCCTAGTTAATAATGTTTTTCAAGACAGATTCTTACAGAGTTCCTACAACCCGGCGAGTGTTGTCCAGGTACTCAGTTCCTTGATACATCCGAGCTAGTCCAAAATCTGATATTTTTGGGTTCATCTTCTCATCCAGAAGAATATTGCTCACTTTCAGATCTCGGTGAATGACTTTGAGGCGTGAGTCACGGTGGAGATAGAGAAGTCCTCGTGCAATACCTTGGATGATATTGAATCTCTTAGGCCAGtcaatctctattttttttcttgattctAAAATTAAAACACTATGAGAAAAAGTGTTGTATACAAAGAGAAAAACTGCTAACAGGAAAATAATGTGGCAAAAAGACTTACCAAAGAGAAAAGTATCAAGGCTTTTGTTCAACATGAACTCATAAATCAGTAGCTTCTCTTCTCCTTTGATGCAGTATCCCAAAACCCGGACTAAATTTTTGTGTTGTAGTTTTGAGATTAGTACTATTTCATTCAGAAACTCCTCTTTGCCCTGTCCGGAGCTGCTAGAAAGCCGTTTTACAGCAATTTCTTTTCCATCTTGCAGTTTTCCCTAAAAAAAGAATGCACGAGGTCATCTAAAGAACATAAACAGAGAATAGAAGAAAAAGCAACatggaaaaaaaatgttttctaacCTTGTACACAGAACCAAATCCACCTTGTCCGATTTTGTTGGACAGACTGAAATTATTAGTGGCAGTTTGTATAGTATTCATCTCAAATAAATCTAAACCTGGTACATCTTTTGGTTTCAATTCGTTCCTCCATTCATCCTTTGATATATCAGCTGAAATTAGAGTGAACTGGTGTATTAGTGGCTAACATATAGTAATCATATGGTGGTTTAAGAACATATCTGAAGGTGTCGATTTAGTGCAAATCTTATGTAGTGAAAATGCtcatttttaatctattttagaTAACTAtcattttattgaaaaaatattcCCTAGACATTACTCGAAgcaattttacaattttttgcTTATGTGTCTTCTCTAAAAACATTCCCACTAAAAAGATATATGTCACACTAATTAAATGATGACTTATGGCTAATTGTAATATGGTAATAAGTAATACATCAtcattaaagtaaatatatatatatataacaaaattaaattaaatatatttaaatatagaactaaataatgtaataatataaatttaaaagtattttacaaatttggaatattatttaactctatttttataattataatttttgctaaaaaatattcttcaaatcttatccaattttttttgaattataaatttCTAATCCTAATACCATTAGCTTcctacaaattttagaaataataattatttttactttttaatacttatgcaattctttttttacaagaaaagttctttaaaattttatgaaacttttttcaaaaattataattcttAATCCTAACAccattagtttatttttgagATCTACAAATTTTAGATTAGTTTACCTTtcgataattatacaatttatatctattttttaatctcatacaagttgatttaatatactttaataaaaaaaaatcgaactaaaactataactttaaatatataacatatctattttaaaatataaattgaaaataaataaaattatttaatttatcttaattttaatatttaataaaattaaaattaatattaaaatattggtaacaaataataaatataaaatgttaacaagttttatattcacatatagtttaacttttaaatttttatcgcTGCACATGGTGtaaaatttatacatatctatatacatatctatttaaaaatataaactgaaaataaataaaattatttaatttatcttaatttttatatttaataaaattaaaaattaatattaaaatattggtaacaaataataattataaaatgttaaacaaattttatattcacatataatttaacttttaaatttttatagcTGCACATGGTGTAAAAATTAGTAATAGTAAAGTTATCAATGTGTTACCATTATGTTCTACTCTGCATCTCCAGAAACCAAACGCAGCGAAACCCAGAATCACAAAAAGAGCAATGCTCACTGTACTAGCAATGATGGTATGCTTGCTCTTATTTCCATCTGAGAAATGTTCGGCAACACACAATAAGTCATACCTAGCTCAATATCATTGAAGTAGAAGATAAATTGCAAAAGAAGAC includes:
- the LOC108828137 gene encoding G-type lectin S-receptor-like serine/threonine-protein kinase At1g61500 isoform X2, whose product is MDAVQFSVGGELLSIRLAPSELNGNKSKHTIIASTVSIALFVILGFAAFGFWRCRVEHNADISKDEWRNELKPKDVPGLDLFEMNTIQTATNNFSLSNKIGQGGFGSVYKVRKHFFSMLLFLLFSGKLQDGKEIAVKRLSSSSGQGKEEFLNEIIGLLCVQHQPEDRPNTLELLSMLTTTSDLPPPKQPTFVVHTRDDQSMPNVLITVNEMTQSVFLGR